From Phyllopteryx taeniolatus isolate TA_2022b chromosome 18, UOR_Ptae_1.2, whole genome shotgun sequence, the proteins below share one genomic window:
- the tfap2d gene encoding transcription factor AP-2-delta: MSATFPGLVHDAEIRHDGSNSYRLMQLGCLESVANSSVAYSSTSPLTYPAPAGTEFASPYFSANHQYTPLHHQSFHYEFQHSHPAVAPEAYGLNSLHSGQYYQQIHHGEPADFINLHNARSALKSSCLDEQQRRELGCLDAYRRHDLSLMTSHGSQAYGVGMHHADQRLLPAAGLGLSSAADDLQGSVEAQCGLVLNGQGGVIRRGGTCVVNPTDLFCSVPGRLSLLSSTSKYKVTIAEVKRRLSPPECLNASLLGGILRRAKSKNGGRCLREKLDRLGLNLPAGRRKAANVTLLTSLVEGEALHLARDFGYTCETEFPSKAVGEHLARQHNESKETNARKKMVLATKQICKEFQDMLSQDRSPLGSSRPTPILDLDIQRHLTHFSLITHGFGTPAVCAALSTFQTVLSEMLNYLDKNSSGKTSGPTDQQINSSSEKSQLRKAVEPQSKDGKTEKTE; this comes from the exons ATGTCAGCGACCTTCCCGGGACTTGTCCACGACGCTGAG ATACGTCACGACGGATCAAACAGCTACCGGCTGATGCAGCTCGGTTGCCTGGAGTCCGTGGCCAACTCGTCGGTCGCCTACTCCTCCACCTCCCCGCTCACCTACCCGGCGCCGGCGGGCACGGAGTTCGCCTCTCCTTATTTCTCGGCCAACCACCAGTACACCCCCCTGCACCACCAGTCCTTCCACTATGAGTTCCAGCACTCCCACCCGGCCGTGGCCCCGGAGGCCTACGGGCTCAACTCGCTCCACTCGGGCCAGTACTACCAGCAGATCCACCACGGGGAGCCCGCGGACTTCATCAACCTGCACAACGCGCGCTCGGCTCTCAAGTCGTCGTGTCTCGACGAGCAGCAGCGGCGAGAGCTGGGCTGCCTCGACGCTTACCGGCGACACGACCTGTCGCTCATGACGTCACACGGCTCCCAGGCCTACGGCGTCGGGATGCACCATGCGGACCAGAGGCTGCTGCCTGCCGCCGGCCTGGGCCTCTCCTCGGCCGCGGACGACCTGCAG GGCTCCGTGGAAGCGCAGTGTGGGCTCGTGCTCAACGGCCAAGGGGGCGTCATCCGCAGAG GGGGAACTTGTGTGGTGAATCCGACAGATCTATTCTGCTCGGTACCAGGTCGACTGTCGCTACTCAGCTCCACCTCTAAGTACAAAGTCACCATCGCGGAGGTGAAAAGAAGACTGTCACCGCCGGAGTGCCTCAACGCCTCTCTACTGGGCGGAATACTGCGCAG AGCCAAGTCAAAGAACGGCGGGCGGTGTCTCCGGGAGAAATTAGACCGTCTCGGCCTCAACCTGCCGGCAGGACGGAGGAAAGCTGCCAATGTCACACTGCTCACCTCCCTGGTGGAGG GAGAAGCGCTCCACCTGGCAAGAGACTTTGGCTACACCTGCGAGACGGAGTTTCCCAGCAAGGCGGTGGGCGAACATTTGGCCCGGCAGCACAATGAGTCCAAAGAAACCAACGCACGAAAGAAAATGGTTTTGGCTACAAA GCAAATCTGTAAGGAGTTCCAGGACATGTTGAGCCAAGATCGTTCTCCTCTGGGCTCCTCCAGACCGACACCCATCCTGGACCTGGACATCCAGAGACACCTTACACACTTCAG TCTAATCACTCATGGTTTTGGTACACCGGCTGTTTGCGCAGCTCTCAGCACTTTCCAAACAGTCCTGAGCGAGATGCTCAACTACCTGGACAAAAACTCAAGCGGCAAAACAAGCGGACCAACTGATCAGCAGATTAACAGCAGCTCGGAAAAGTCGCAGCTCCGCAAAGCAGTTGAGCCCCAGAGCAAAGATGGCAAAACGGAAAAGACTGAGTAG